A window of the Parvularcula bermudensis HTCC2503 genome harbors these coding sequences:
- a CDS encoding phytase codes for MRFVFSMAAGCALSLLAGCATETMMEDGQRRETDRSVPAIMAKAETSPVVSSDDAADDPAIWINPANPAASLVLGTDKQSGLYAYRLDGGVAAYLPVGRLNNVDVRPLADGAIVVATNRSDETVTVFTVQDEGINEIARIPTIRPEPYGVCLGIAGGAFTAFVTHKTGEVDLYPLLTVEGQATPSPIMPWTIELGEQLEGCVVDEQNSQVFVGREEGGIERFRLTTDGTLSDGEMIDRVGSDNGIVADIEGLSLYAKDDGTGYLVASSQGNDTYAVYDRLTGAYLGRFRIAPGDEVDGAEETDGLDVTSRALPGYPEGMLVVQDGFNDDGNQNFKYVDWRDVRTVLSLD; via the coding sequence ATGCGCTTTGTTTTTTCCATGGCGGCGGGATGCGCGCTGTCTTTGCTCGCCGGATGTGCCACCGAAACGATGATGGAGGACGGTCAGCGGCGGGAGACCGATCGATCCGTCCCCGCGATTATGGCGAAGGCGGAAACGTCGCCCGTCGTCTCTTCCGACGACGCTGCCGACGACCCGGCCATTTGGATCAATCCTGCAAACCCCGCCGCCAGTCTCGTTCTTGGAACCGATAAGCAATCGGGCCTCTACGCCTATCGTCTAGACGGAGGCGTTGCCGCTTATCTGCCCGTCGGTCGTCTCAACAATGTCGATGTGCGTCCCCTGGCGGATGGGGCCATCGTGGTGGCGACGAACCGCTCCGACGAAACCGTCACCGTCTTCACCGTCCAGGATGAGGGCATCAACGAGATCGCCAGGATCCCCACCATCCGCCCAGAACCTTACGGTGTCTGTCTCGGTATTGCGGGGGGGGCTTTCACAGCCTTCGTGACGCACAAAACCGGCGAGGTCGACCTCTACCCTCTCCTCACTGTGGAGGGTCAGGCGACGCCGAGTCCGATTATGCCGTGGACGATCGAGCTGGGCGAACAACTCGAAGGCTGCGTTGTCGATGAGCAGAACAGCCAGGTCTTTGTCGGCCGAGAAGAAGGCGGAATCGAGCGTTTCCGTTTGACCACGGATGGAACATTGAGCGACGGGGAGATGATCGACCGTGTCGGCTCCGATAACGGGATCGTTGCGGATATTGAAGGTCTGTCCTTATACGCGAAAGACGATGGTACCGGTTATCTGGTCGCTTCCAGTCAGGGGAATGATACCTACGCGGTCTATGATCGCCTGACGGGCGCCTATCTCGGTCGGTTCCGTATTGCCCCGGGGGATGAGGTTGACGGGGCGGAGGAGACCGACGGTCTCGATGTGACCTCCCGCGCGCTGCCGGGCTATCCGGAAGGCATGTTGGTGGTTCAGGACGGCTTTAACGATGACGGGAACCAGAACTTCAAATATGTGGATTGGCGCGATGTCCGCACGGTGCTGTCCCTTGATTGA
- a CDS encoding alpha/beta hydrolase, which yields MAKQPIVLIHGTWATGNLWREVPETLEALGFEVHTPTLRHHDHDFDTVRRTVSTASLTDYVDDLVAYCRTLPVPPLLLGHSLGGLLAQLVASRPETEIAGLILASPAPSAGMFNMYPSMTRMFFVHHLHPLFWRRPVMPDRKMFGWGVMNEQDPGVRDEIFEQLVPESGRAYFQLVFWYLDPSQAARVDDRQITMPTLVINGTKDRIVVPRVSRLTAARFERATHREVEGADHSLLWGRFHRPTFGVIEEWLGENSLLPVAA from the coding sequence ATGGCCAAGCAGCCGATCGTGCTCATTCACGGAACCTGGGCCACGGGTAACTTATGGCGAGAGGTCCCCGAGACGCTGGAGGCGCTGGGGTTTGAGGTCCACACGCCCACCCTCCGGCATCACGACCATGATTTCGATACGGTGCGTCGGACGGTCAGTACCGCCTCACTGACGGATTATGTCGACGATCTGGTGGCCTATTGCCGGACCCTCCCGGTGCCGCCGCTCCTGCTCGGGCATTCTCTCGGCGGCCTCCTGGCACAGCTTGTCGCCAGTCGGCCGGAAACCGAGATCGCAGGCTTGATTTTGGCCTCCCCGGCGCCCTCTGCGGGCATGTTCAATATGTATCCCAGTATGACCCGGATGTTCTTCGTTCACCATCTGCACCCCTTGTTTTGGCGGCGTCCGGTGATGCCGGATCGGAAGATGTTCGGCTGGGGGGTCATGAACGAACAGGACCCGGGGGTGCGGGACGAGATCTTCGAGCAGTTGGTTCCAGAATCGGGCAGAGCCTATTTCCAATTGGTGTTCTGGTATCTCGATCCGAGCCAGGCCGCGCGGGTCGATGATCGTCAGATCACCATGCCGACCCTCGTCATCAACGGGACAAAGGACAGGATCGTCGTTCCGCGGGTCAGTCGCTTAACGGCGGCGCGGTTCGAAAGGGCCACGCATAGGGAAGTGGAGGGGGCCGACCATAGTCTCCTATGGGGGCGGTTTCACCGACCGACTTTTGGGGTCATCGAAGAATGGCTGGGCGAAAATAGCCTGTTACCAGTCGCCGCATAG
- a CDS encoding TonB-dependent receptor, with protein sequence MKHSISLLCATSALCWTAAVAAEIDGRVTNSDGDVALRGAQVTLVDTGRTVTTDRDGGFRFAGLAAGEYTLEISYVGTPTQTVTVTLDDAADTAMPRIALADGEDIFIVEGQIGQLNAALSQQKAADGIKTVLSADAIASLPDENVAEAARRALGVSVANDQGEGRFITVRGISSQLNSTSVNGVRLTSPEAGDRRIGLDVVDADILKNIVINKSLLPDMDGDAIGGSIELETISGLDRDSRFTKLKLGYIYSEFSEEFGPKVSGTYTDRFADGRLGVALSGSFQNREFATENKEVDGEWVTDEALPYPEEQLELRNYDVERERLSLAANFDFMATEDLKLYVHSLFNDFSDQEYRSRVEVDVEDADFAFDTDAGIVTASDASDTLRIDRDIKDRLEEQQIWSVVTGFEKTKDVWTIDGSVAFTHAEEAEPNRLDTNFRRDFEGEGVSIGIDVNDPVKPRLVNIPGGYLDASQFEFDAIELTNGETEDEELALTFNVQRDVEFGRFPGFVKVGAKSRMRDKSYDLDFDVYEAGDDLALTLADVATTVDYPLDVFGPAPSVGAVRDFFFTNVGNEDLLEFAEDDSIIESAVSSYDSEEDILAGYLMGQIDIDNVRITGGVRVEQTDFSVTGNVVDEEDTGTIVQTKTDNDYTDVLPSVALRWAVSDDFIVRASYFESIIRPNFGQATPAGVINEDLELEVGNPDLERTEAANFDLLFEYYPSASSVLQAGLFYKDLENLITGTTSNVDGVFNGLAYDEISTFQNIDDAEVIGIEVGYQQALTFLPAPWDGFLVAANWTYTDSEATIRVDEDGDDVFEEIIKIAVPGQSDHIVNAIVGYDKGRWDLRAALSYKGENIDDVDIDGSAGDGRIIPEQTFLDLSAKYEVTDRLKVYGELDNVLDTEFQVTQNGGLLSQFEEYGLRAQGGIIFKF encoded by the coding sequence ATGAAACATTCGATTTCTCTTCTCTGCGCGACCTCCGCGTTGTGCTGGACCGCCGCCGTCGCCGCCGAAATCGACGGTCGGGTCACGAATAGCGACGGTGATGTCGCGTTGCGCGGCGCGCAAGTGACGCTGGTCGATACCGGACGGACCGTGACCACTGATCGCGATGGCGGCTTCCGCTTCGCCGGGCTTGCTGCGGGCGAGTACACGCTGGAAATCAGCTATGTGGGGACACCGACCCAGACCGTGACCGTCACGCTGGACGATGCCGCCGATACCGCCATGCCGCGGATCGCGCTCGCCGATGGGGAGGATATCTTCATTGTCGAAGGGCAAATCGGTCAGTTGAACGCCGCCCTCAGCCAACAAAAGGCGGCGGACGGGATCAAAACCGTTCTGTCCGCGGACGCGATTGCCTCCTTGCCCGATGAGAATGTTGCCGAAGCGGCCCGCCGGGCCCTCGGCGTCTCGGTGGCGAACGACCAGGGCGAGGGACGCTTCATCACTGTGCGCGGCATCAGCTCGCAGCTCAATTCGACCAGCGTCAACGGTGTCCGCCTGACCTCACCTGAGGCAGGCGACCGTCGTATCGGCCTCGATGTCGTCGACGCGGATATCCTGAAGAATATCGTGATCAACAAATCGCTGCTGCCCGACATGGACGGCGATGCGATCGGGGGCTCGATCGAACTGGAAACGATTTCCGGCCTCGACCGGGACAGCCGCTTCACCAAACTGAAGCTCGGCTATATCTATTCTGAGTTTAGCGAAGAGTTCGGGCCGAAGGTCTCTGGGACCTATACGGATCGGTTTGCCGATGGACGGCTTGGCGTTGCCCTGTCCGGTTCGTTCCAAAATCGCGAATTCGCGACCGAGAACAAAGAGGTCGATGGCGAATGGGTTACCGACGAAGCGCTGCCCTATCCCGAAGAGCAGCTTGAGTTGCGGAATTACGATGTCGAGCGGGAGCGTCTGTCGCTCGCGGCGAACTTCGACTTCATGGCCACAGAGGACCTGAAGCTCTACGTCCACTCGCTCTTCAACGATTTCTCCGACCAGGAATATCGGAGCCGGGTCGAAGTCGATGTCGAAGACGCAGACTTCGCCTTTGATACCGACGCCGGGATCGTCACGGCTTCAGACGCCAGCGATACGCTGCGCATCGACCGCGACATCAAAGACCGCCTTGAGGAGCAGCAGATCTGGTCGGTGGTGACCGGGTTCGAAAAGACCAAGGATGTCTGGACCATCGACGGGTCGGTGGCCTTCACCCATGCGGAAGAAGCCGAGCCCAATCGGCTCGACACCAATTTCCGTCGCGATTTCGAGGGAGAGGGCGTCTCGATCGGGATCGACGTCAACGATCCGGTGAAGCCGCGCCTGGTGAACATCCCCGGCGGCTATCTCGATGCCTCGCAGTTCGAGTTCGATGCGATCGAGCTGACCAATGGCGAGACCGAGGACGAGGAGCTTGCCCTGACGTTCAACGTCCAGCGCGATGTCGAATTCGGCCGGTTCCCAGGCTTTGTGAAGGTCGGGGCCAAGTCGCGGATGCGGGATAAGTCCTACGATCTTGATTTCGACGTGTACGAAGCGGGGGACGATCTGGCGCTTACCCTCGCCGATGTCGCCACGACCGTGGACTATCCCTTGGATGTGTTCGGTCCGGCGCCGAGTGTCGGGGCGGTGCGTGATTTCTTCTTCACCAATGTTGGGAATGAAGATCTGCTCGAATTCGCCGAAGATGACAGCATCATCGAATCGGCCGTGTCGAGCTACGACTCAGAAGAAGACATTCTCGCCGGCTATCTGATGGGACAGATCGACATCGACAATGTCCGGATCACCGGTGGGGTGCGGGTCGAACAGACCGACTTCAGCGTCACCGGCAATGTCGTGGACGAAGAGGACACCGGGACCATCGTCCAAACCAAAACGGACAATGATTACACCGATGTCCTGCCGTCCGTCGCCCTGCGCTGGGCGGTGAGCGACGATTTCATCGTCCGCGCGTCCTACTTCGAATCGATCATTCGGCCGAATTTCGGACAGGCTACGCCGGCCGGTGTCATCAACGAAGACCTCGAACTCGAAGTCGGTAATCCCGACCTCGAACGGACCGAAGCGGCGAACTTCGATCTCTTGTTCGAATACTACCCTTCCGCGTCGTCGGTTCTGCAAGCAGGGCTCTTCTACAAAGACCTTGAGAACCTGATCACCGGCACGACTTCCAATGTCGACGGGGTCTTCAACGGTCTTGCCTATGACGAGATCTCGACATTCCAGAATATCGACGATGCTGAGGTCATCGGTATCGAGGTGGGCTATCAGCAGGCGCTGACCTTCTTGCCAGCCCCTTGGGACGGCTTCCTTGTGGCGGCGAACTGGACCTACACGGACTCAGAAGCAACGATCCGGGTCGACGAAGACGGTGACGATGTTTTTGAAGAGATCATCAAGATCGCTGTGCCCGGCCAGTCGGACCATATCGTCAATGCGATCGTTGGTTACGATAAAGGGCGCTGGGATCTGCGCGCGGCGCTTTCCTACAAAGGCGAGAATATCGACGATGTTGATATTGACGGCAGCGCCGGCGATGGTCGGATCATCCCTGAGCAGACCTTCCTGGATCTGTCCGCGAAGTACGAGGTCACCGATCGCTTGAAAGTCTACGGCGAGCTCGACAATGTTCTCGATACGGAGTTCCAGGTGACCCAGAATGGTGGGTTGTTGAGCCAGTTCGAGGAATATGGCTTGCGGGCCCAAGGCGGGATCATCTTCAAGTTCTAA
- a CDS encoding pilus assembly protein TadG-related protein: MSISTVMTVLRTVGRPLQRLRGDQRGSIAVLMAVMLVPSVGLGALIVDGSRMRTAHLEIQIVAEAAALAAAQNLPSVDDAREAATDYAEANLDPTKYGNVVRSTDVEFGTYDDSNGTFSVGGTTAVRVTAGRTEDRSNAFSTLFGGVIGRPSVDLTASAIAVAETSGGNPICILVLGFGYYGLDMDGDINVDIPDCGIQVNSDDDDAMNSKDDSYVNAAYIHVVGEVDGDTDMLNPQPVEGVDPVADPYASLAAPTLKPCGGTDEIDGGTHTLVDTYRFCDGLEIDDATVTFSPGEYQISGDFDLKGTANISGTDVTIYVEGDHSRIYFRRDTSFALSAPTTGPYAGIVMWSSRDNDESHEFYSNFGSSSSGSFYFPAAKMDIEDDAVWHTDCLRIVAWILDFSPDSTFSASSPATNCENNIYAKPSGVRLVR; encoded by the coding sequence ATGTCCATTTCGACAGTGATGACAGTTCTCAGAACCGTGGGACGTCCTCTTCAGCGGCTGCGGGGCGACCAACGGGGCAGTATTGCGGTTTTGATGGCGGTAATGCTCGTGCCGAGCGTCGGGCTCGGCGCGCTTATCGTGGACGGGAGCCGCATGCGAACCGCCCATCTCGAAATCCAGATCGTCGCGGAGGCTGCCGCCCTGGCGGCCGCACAGAATTTGCCGAGCGTCGACGATGCGCGCGAAGCGGCCACGGATTACGCCGAGGCCAATCTCGATCCGACTAAATACGGGAATGTCGTGCGGAGCACCGATGTCGAATTTGGCACCTACGACGATTCCAACGGCACCTTTTCTGTGGGCGGAACAACGGCGGTGCGCGTCACGGCGGGGCGTACCGAAGACCGTAGCAATGCCTTCTCAACGCTCTTTGGTGGGGTGATCGGCCGTCCTTCTGTTGATTTGACGGCCAGTGCGATTGCGGTTGCCGAAACCTCTGGCGGCAATCCCATCTGCATTCTCGTCCTGGGCTTTGGCTATTACGGCCTCGATATGGACGGCGATATCAATGTCGATATTCCCGATTGCGGTATCCAGGTGAATTCCGATGACGACGATGCCATGAATTCCAAGGATGATTCCTACGTCAATGCCGCCTATATCCACGTTGTGGGAGAGGTCGATGGGGACACCGATATGCTGAACCCTCAACCGGTGGAGGGGGTGGATCCGGTTGCCGATCCCTATGCCAGCCTTGCGGCGCCGACGTTGAAGCCTTGCGGCGGGACCGATGAGATTGACGGGGGAACCCACACTTTGGTCGACACCTATCGGTTCTGCGATGGGCTCGAAATCGACGATGCGACCGTCACTTTTTCGCCGGGAGAATACCAGATTTCCGGGGATTTCGACCTAAAAGGGACAGCAAATATTTCCGGCACCGATGTGACGATTTATGTCGAAGGAGATCATAGTCGCATTTATTTCCGCCGTGATACGAGCTTTGCTCTCTCTGCGCCGACGACGGGCCCTTATGCCGGTATCGTTATGTGGAGTTCGCGGGATAATGACGAGAGCCACGAATTTTATAGCAACTTTGGCAGTTCGTCATCCGGATCGTTCTATTTTCCCGCGGCTAAGATGGACATCGAGGATGATGCCGTGTGGCACACGGACTGCCTCCGTATCGTCGCCTGGATTTTGGATTTCTCTCCTGATTCAACCTTCTCCGCTTCCTCTCCCGCCACGAATTGTGAAAACAATATCTACGCGAAACCAAGTGGCGTCCGGCTGGTGCGCTAG
- a CDS encoding TadG family pilus assembly protein, with product MTTAHRFWTVARQTLARFCTEERGSIAVMMMLMLVPALGIGGLVFDGKRIHTAHLELEIVAESAAIAAALQLPSESSAKSAAVDYAEQNLPPSSYGEVVRASDVEIGSYDEGTGTFTAGAGTSAVRVTAWRHEDRSNSLPTIFAGAIGRDSVNLSASAIAVSQSSSEDPICILVLGNKFYGLDLDLRSEVDIPDCGIQVNSDEYDAVQASSLATVNASFFNVVGSVLGSTSGLTPTPTEGADAVDDPYASLAEPTAKPCGGVDEIDGGTHTLVDTYRFCDGLEIDDATVTFSPGEYQIDGDFDLKGTASISGTDVTIFIDGSRSDINFGRYSSFHLEAPTTGTYAGVLLWTARDNDESFEFRSRFGASSSGSFYFPAAKMDIEDNVTWEADCLRIVAWVVDFSPRSSFSSTSPGTACENNIGVSSGGVRLVR from the coding sequence ATGACCACCGCCCATCGATTTTGGACTGTTGCCCGCCAAACCCTTGCCCGTTTCTGTACTGAAGAACGGGGCAGTATCGCTGTCATGATGATGCTCATGCTCGTCCCGGCGTTAGGGATAGGGGGGCTCGTTTTCGACGGAAAGCGCATACACACGGCGCATTTAGAACTCGAAATCGTCGCGGAATCGGCCGCGATCGCGGCGGCCTTGCAATTACCGAGCGAGAGTAGCGCCAAAAGCGCCGCGGTTGACTATGCCGAGCAAAATCTCCCTCCGAGCAGCTATGGAGAGGTGGTGCGCGCATCCGATGTAGAAATCGGTTCCTACGATGAGGGGACTGGGACATTTACGGCAGGGGCGGGGACAAGCGCTGTACGGGTGACAGCCTGGCGGCACGAGGACAGAAGCAATAGTCTGCCGACGATCTTCGCTGGCGCGATCGGGCGGGACAGCGTCAATCTCTCCGCCAGTGCTATCGCTGTCAGCCAGAGCTCCAGTGAAGACCCGATTTGCATCCTCGTGCTTGGGAACAAGTTCTATGGCCTCGATCTCGACCTTCGCAGCGAGGTCGATATTCCTGACTGCGGGATCCAGGTAAACTCCGATGAGTATGATGCGGTGCAGGCGAGTTCTTTGGCGACGGTGAATGCCTCCTTCTTCAATGTGGTTGGGAGTGTTTTGGGGTCCACCAGTGGTCTCACCCCAACGCCGACGGAGGGGGCGGACGCAGTAGACGATCCTTATGCGTCTTTAGCTGAACCCACCGCGAAACCTTGCGGCGGTGTCGATGAAATCGATGGGGGAACGCATACCCTGGTTGACACTTATCGCTTTTGCGATGGTCTTGAGATAGACGATGCGACCGTCACCTTCTCTCCAGGAGAATATCAAATCGATGGAGATTTCGATCTCAAAGGGACGGCCAGCATTTCGGGGACGGATGTCACTATTTTTATCGATGGATCGAGAAGTGACATTAATTTTGGTCGGTATTCGTCCTTTCATCTTGAGGCACCGACAACGGGAACCTATGCCGGAGTCCTCCTGTGGACCGCTCGTGATAATGATGAGAGCTTCGAATTTAGGAGCCGCTTCGGTGCCTCGTCTTCGGGATCATTTTATTTCCCCGCCGCGAAGATGGATATCGAGGACAATGTGACGTGGGAGGCCGATTGTTTGCGGATCGTCGCCTGGGTCGTCGATTTTTCTCCGAGGTCGTCCTTTTCTTCAACATCCCCCGGAACGGCCTGCGAGAATAATATTGGGGTGTCCAGTGGCGGCGTGCGATTGGTTCGCTGA
- a CDS encoding glutaminase — MTGPAEPRGHPTPAAQTNRLSSFGHIDWQQTLDDICTDILPHLGKGQVADYIPALASANPKAFGIAFSTIEGTTYTAGDWNTAFSIQSISKVFMLSVALAEEGEKLWRRVGREPSGSSFNSIVQLEREHGRPRNPFINAGALVVTDTVISHCGDEAGIDRLLAFLRESSGDQAIVVDEKIARSEAAYGDRNRALAYFMKSFGILREDVPITLETYFRQCAIEMSVANLSKAGLYLAAEGLCPISNRAVANDAHTNRVNAIMMLCGHYDRSGDFAYRVGLAGKSGVGGGIIAIIPGVGCVAVWSPPLNDAGNSYAGTLALEWFSHRTGVNLF; from the coding sequence ATGACTGGACCCGCCGAACCACGCGGACACCCAACCCCGGCAGCCCAGACAAACCGTCTGAGCAGTTTTGGTCATATCGACTGGCAGCAAACCCTGGATGATATCTGTACGGATATTTTGCCGCATCTCGGCAAGGGGCAGGTGGCAGACTATATCCCCGCCCTCGCCTCGGCCAACCCAAAGGCGTTCGGCATTGCGTTCAGTACGATCGAGGGCACAACCTATACGGCAGGGGATTGGAACACCGCCTTTTCGATCCAATCCATCTCTAAAGTTTTTATGCTGAGCGTCGCCTTGGCTGAAGAAGGTGAGAAACTATGGCGCCGAGTCGGCAGAGAGCCATCGGGGTCATCGTTCAACTCCATCGTCCAATTGGAGCGGGAGCACGGACGCCCAAGAAACCCGTTCATCAACGCCGGGGCCTTGGTGGTCACGGATACCGTCATCAGTCATTGTGGGGATGAAGCGGGCATCGACCGTCTGTTGGCATTTCTGCGCGAAAGCAGCGGCGACCAGGCCATCGTGGTGGACGAGAAGATCGCCCGATCCGAAGCCGCCTATGGAGACCGGAATCGCGCCCTTGCATACTTTATGAAGAGCTTTGGCATTCTGCGCGAAGACGTTCCGATCACCCTTGAGACGTATTTTCGACAATGCGCCATCGAAATGTCAGTGGCCAATCTCTCCAAAGCGGGGCTCTATCTTGCCGCAGAGGGGCTTTGCCCGATTTCCAACAGGGCCGTTGCGAATGACGCCCACACAAACCGGGTGAATGCGATCATGATGCTCTGTGGGCATTATGATCGCTCCGGCGATTTCGCCTATCGCGTCGGTCTTGCCGGCAAATCAGGCGTTGGCGGCGGCATTATCGCCATCATTCCCGGGGTCGGCTGTGTTGCCGTGTGGTCTCCGCCCCTCAACGATGCCGGAAATAGTTACGCCGGCACCCTTGCCCTTGAATGGTTCTCCCACCGTACCGGGGTAAACCTTTTCTGA
- a CDS encoding TadG family pilus assembly protein: MIRIISKALNADRHARRLAHQRGSIATLLMILLVPSLGLSALIVDGSRMRNAYLELEIVAESAALAAAQQLPDTDAATSAAVDYAETNLDPTVYGEVVKASDIEFGQYDEASSTFTSGGDATAVKVTARREAERGNSLVTLFGAVIGRKEINLSATAIALLDYTEMDPVCILALGHHLYGVDMDILIDVDIPDCGIQVNSDSHTALKSRYNAEVNAAYIHVVGQVHGNTNLLNPTPVEGVDPVDDPYADLAEPVLKPCGGVNFINGGTHTLTDTYRFCSGLYIHDADVTLSPGEYQISGHFDLHGTSSISGTDVTLFIEGHHSRIYFHRFSTFDLQAPTTGPYAGIVMWSARDNTQSHEFYSRFDSSSSGSFYFPAAKMDIEDKAIWASDCLRIVSWTLDFSPRSTFSATSPGSTCSNNIYPEPGEVRLVH, encoded by the coding sequence ATGATAAGAATAATCTCAAAAGCCTTGAATGCTGATCGTCACGCTCGTCGGCTGGCCCACCAGCGGGGAAGTATTGCGACGCTTCTGATGATACTTCTTGTGCCGAGCCTGGGGCTGTCGGCGTTGATCGTCGATGGCAGTCGGATGCGTAACGCTTACCTAGAACTGGAAATCGTCGCAGAGAGTGCTGCCTTGGCCGCAGCGCAACAATTGCCCGACACGGACGCGGCGACATCAGCGGCGGTTGATTATGCCGAAACGAATCTCGACCCGACTGTCTACGGTGAGGTGGTCAAGGCGTCGGACATCGAATTTGGCCAATATGATGAGGCGAGCTCCACCTTTACCAGTGGTGGGGACGCGACGGCTGTAAAGGTAACGGCTCGGCGAGAGGCAGAGCGAGGCAATTCACTGGTAACGCTTTTCGGGGCTGTGATTGGCCGTAAAGAAATCAATCTGTCTGCCACGGCGATCGCGCTGCTCGATTATACGGAGATGGACCCAGTGTGCATCCTGGCTCTTGGGCACCATCTCTATGGTGTGGATATGGACATTTTGATCGATGTCGATATTCCAGATTGCGGGATCCAAGTGAACTCTGATTCGCACACGGCACTGAAATCGCGTTATAATGCCGAAGTGAATGCCGCCTATATTCACGTCGTGGGGCAAGTCCATGGCAACACCAACCTGCTGAACCCCACGCCCGTAGAAGGCGTTGACCCGGTTGACGATCCCTATGCGGACCTTGCCGAGCCCGTGCTAAAGCCCTGCGGCGGTGTCAACTTCATCAATGGAGGGACGCACACGCTCACCGATACCTACAGATTTTGCAGTGGCCTCTACATACATGACGCCGACGTCACCTTATCCCCCGGCGAATACCAGATTTCAGGCCACTTCGATTTGCACGGAACGTCGAGTATTAGCGGCACTGACGTCACCCTATTCATTGAGGGGCACCATAGTCGAATTTACTTTCATCGCTTCTCGACGTTTGATCTGCAAGCCCCCACAACCGGGCCCTATGCCGGTATTGTGATGTGGAGTGCACGGGACAATACACAAAGTCACGAATTCTACAGCCGGTTCGATAGCTCTTCCTCCGGATCCTTCTACTTCCCAGCGGCGAAGATGGATATTGAGGACAAAGCCATATGGGCCTCGGACTGCCTCCGTATTGTTTCATGGACGCTGGACTTCTCTCCGCGCTCGACATTCTCGGCCACATCTCCTGGAAGCACGTGTAGCAATAATATCTACCCCGAGCCTGGTGAGGTGCGGCTGGTGCACTGA